The following coding sequences lie in one Haladaptatus sp. DJG-WS-42 genomic window:
- a CDS encoding DUF5827 family protein — protein MPRDKDAFDTIRPLDFRSPDEVLDEDKMYTVFEIARLLQGLDAEADLDYDTEDVLLSWAIPWVMVNADDLSFADPMADDDPGFYGLR, from the coding sequence ATGCCACGCGACAAAGACGCATTCGACACGATTCGACCGCTTGATTTCCGCTCACCAGACGAGGTGCTCGACGAGGACAAGATGTACACCGTCTTCGAGATTGCTCGGCTGCTGCAGGGGTTAGACGCCGAGGCAGACTTAGATTACGACACCGAAGACGTGCTTCTCTCGTGGGCGATTCCGTGGGTCATGGTGAACGCAGACGACCTCTCGTTCGCAGACCCAATGGCTGACGACGACCCCGGCTTCTACGGCCTTCGATGA
- a CDS encoding FAD-linked oxidase C-terminal domain-containing protein, with the protein MATKNTEGSASSPAGHDALADALTESVRGAVRFDEYSQVLYATDGSIYKARPAGVVFPKDTADVQAAVRIATAHDTPILPRGTGSSLAGQAVGPGCVVLDLSRHMDGILDVDPEAKLTTVQPGVVQDHLDTQLSQWGLKFAPDPASSNRATVGGSIGNNSTGAHSVRYGITDAYTEACKVVLADGSLIHTRDIVVDSPEWDAIVEQDTLEARIYETVRALVDENEDEIEARYPTLKRSVSGYNLHKVIREEAGEQVINLSKLLVGSEGTLGVVVEATLSLVTKPEETALVLYSFDSLGDAMRAVPVALEYDAGAVELMDAEVFRLARESEEYAQYADAIPARAQAALMLEFDSECHDDFEAAIGATNERFLENGTAFDALEAYTSEAQTDIWKLRKAAIPLLMSLQGDAKPYPFIEDATVPPEELAEYVAEFEQVLADHGTSAAYFAHAGSGTLHIRPILSLKEEDGIETMHSIAEAVTDLVLARNGSFSGEHGDGLARTEFNPKMYGPQLWDAFQALKTAFDPDWRMNPGKVVFRDEVTDMRYNLRYGASYSSIEPQTAQDFSDEGGFSHLVELCNGCGTCRQTETATMCPTWRASKEEIQTTRGRANLLRAAISGDLPEEEIHSEKFHEEVLDLCVGCKGCMRDCPTGVDMAKLKAEVKHQTHQEKGTSPRERLFADIDRFSKLGSALAPLSNWATELPGARTVMEKTLGIAKDRDLPHFERESFRDWYASRGPKVPEKDATHRVLLFPDTYMNYASPEIGKAAVRVLEAGGCHVKLPTETTATGRAAYSKGFLDKAKAQAQTNVRALAPQVTDGWSVVFAEPSDAVMFQDEYLDLFPDDEACTAVSRATYGVCEFVDRFRVDEEMTFSEPGESLSYHGHCNQKALKRDHHAVGVLRRAGFEVDPLDSGCCGMAGSFGYEAEHYELSKAIGRLLFEKVDASEAAQVVAPGASCRTQLGEREGETRPPHPIEKLAGALAD; encoded by the coding sequence ATGGCCACAAAAAATACTGAGGGTTCGGCGTCGTCCCCCGCCGGCCACGACGCACTGGCCGACGCACTCACAGAATCTGTCCGGGGTGCAGTGCGCTTTGACGAGTACTCACAGGTGCTCTACGCGACGGATGGAAGCATCTACAAAGCCCGCCCGGCAGGAGTGGTGTTTCCCAAAGACACCGCCGACGTGCAGGCTGCCGTGCGCATTGCCACAGCCCACGACACGCCCATCCTCCCGCGGGGAACCGGTTCCTCACTCGCCGGGCAGGCCGTCGGGCCCGGCTGTGTTGTCCTTGACCTCTCTCGGCACATGGACGGGATTCTCGACGTAGACCCCGAGGCAAAGCTGACGACCGTCCAACCCGGCGTCGTCCAAGACCACCTCGACACCCAGCTCTCACAGTGGGGACTCAAGTTCGCGCCCGACCCCGCATCTTCGAATCGCGCGACAGTTGGCGGCAGCATCGGAAACAATTCGACGGGCGCACACTCGGTTCGCTACGGCATCACCGACGCCTACACCGAGGCGTGCAAGGTCGTCCTCGCAGACGGGTCGCTCATCCACACCCGTGACATCGTCGTCGACAGCCCCGAGTGGGACGCAATTGTCGAACAGGACACGCTCGAAGCGCGGATCTACGAGACCGTTCGCGCGCTCGTCGATGAAAACGAAGACGAAATCGAGGCGCGCTACCCGACGCTCAAGCGCTCGGTCAGCGGCTACAACCTGCACAAAGTCATTCGCGAGGAAGCAGGCGAACAGGTCATCAACCTCTCGAAACTGCTCGTTGGCTCCGAAGGCACGCTTGGCGTCGTGGTCGAAGCGACGCTCTCGCTCGTCACGAAACCCGAGGAGACGGCGCTTGTCCTCTACAGCTTCGACTCGCTCGGTGACGCGATGCGCGCGGTTCCCGTCGCGCTCGAATACGACGCGGGCGCGGTGGAACTCATGGACGCGGAGGTGTTTCGTCTCGCCCGCGAGTCAGAGGAGTACGCCCAGTACGCCGACGCGATTCCAGCGCGCGCGCAGGCGGCGCTCATGCTGGAGTTCGATTCGGAGTGTCACGACGACTTCGAGGCGGCGATTGGGGCGACCAACGAGCGGTTTCTTGAGAACGGCACCGCGTTCGACGCGCTCGAAGCCTACACAAGCGAAGCACAAACCGACATCTGGAAGCTTCGGAAGGCGGCGATTCCGCTGTTGATGAGCCTGCAAGGTGACGCCAAACCCTATCCGTTTATCGAGGACGCGACGGTGCCACCCGAAGAGCTTGCGGAGTACGTCGCTGAGTTCGAGCAGGTGCTCGCAGACCACGGAACGTCTGCGGCCTACTTCGCCCACGCAGGCAGTGGCACACTCCACATCCGGCCGATTCTCTCGCTCAAGGAGGAAGACGGCATCGAGACGATGCATTCGATAGCCGAGGCCGTGACCGACCTCGTGCTCGCGCGAAACGGCTCGTTTTCAGGAGAACACGGCGACGGCCTCGCGCGCACCGAGTTCAATCCGAAGATGTACGGCCCGCAGTTGTGGGACGCGTTCCAAGCCCTAAAGACGGCGTTCGACCCCGACTGGCGCATGAATCCCGGGAAGGTCGTCTTCCGCGACGAGGTGACGGACATGCGCTACAACCTGCGCTACGGCGCGTCGTACAGTTCGATTGAGCCACAGACAGCCCAAGACTTCTCCGACGAAGGCGGGTTTTCGCACCTTGTCGAACTCTGTAACGGCTGTGGCACTTGTCGCCAGACGGAGACGGCCACGATGTGTCCGACGTGGCGGGCCTCGAAAGAGGAGATTCAGACGACGCGCGGTCGGGCAAACCTGCTTCGGGCGGCCATCAGCGGCGATTTACCAGAAGAAGAAATTCATTCCGAGAAGTTCCATGAGGAAGTCCTCGACCTCTGTGTCGGCTGTAAGGGCTGTATGCGCGACTGCCCGACCGGCGTGGACATGGCGAAGCTGAAAGCCGAGGTGAAACACCAAACGCACCAAGAAAAGGGAACCTCGCCGCGCGAACGGCTGTTCGCCGACATCGACCGCTTCTCGAAACTCGGGAGCGCGCTCGCGCCGCTTTCTAACTGGGCGACCGAGTTGCCGGGCGCACGGACAGTGATGGAGAAAACCCTCGGCATCGCAAAGGACCGCGACCTGCCCCACTTCGAGCGCGAATCGTTCCGCGACTGGTACGCGAGTCGCGGACCGAAGGTTCCGGAAAAGGACGCCACCCACCGCGTGCTCCTGTTCCCGGATACGTACATGAACTACGCCTCGCCGGAGATTGGCAAAGCCGCCGTGCGCGTCCTCGAAGCCGGTGGCTGTCACGTGAAACTGCCGACTGAAACGACGGCAACCGGGCGCGCGGCCTACTCGAAGGGCTTTCTTGACAAGGCGAAAGCGCAGGCGCAAACGAACGTCCGTGCGCTCGCGCCGCAAGTGACCGATGGCTGGTCGGTCGTGTTCGCAGAACCTTCTGACGCCGTCATGTTCCAAGACGAGTATCTGGACTTGTTCCCCGACGACGAGGCCTGTACCGCGGTGTCGCGGGCGACCTACGGCGTCTGTGAGTTCGTCGACCGGTTCCGCGTGGATGAAGAGATGACCTTCAGCGAACCTGGCGAATCGCTCTCGTATCACGGCCACTGCAACCAGAAGGCACTCAAACGCGACCACCACGCAGTGGGCGTCCTTCGCCGGGCGGGCTTCGAGGTCGACCCGCTCGACTCGGGGTGTTGTGGCATGGCTGGGAGCTTTGGCTACGAAGCAGAGCACTACGAACTCTCGAAGGCAATCGGCCGCTTGCTGTTCGAGAAGGTGGATGCAAGCGAGGCGGCGCAGGTGGTCGCACCCGGCGCGTCGTGTCGCACGCAACTCGGCGAGCGCGAGGGCGAGACGCGCCCGCCACACCCAATCGAGAAACTCGCCGGGGCACTCGCAGACTAG
- the sod gene encoding superoxide dismutase, whose protein sequence is MSYELSPLPYDYDALEPHISEQVLTWHHDTHHQGYVNGWNSAEETLEGNRESGDFGSSGGALRSVTHNGCGHILHDLFWQNMSPEGGDAPEGDLADRIEQDFGSYEAWKGEFEAAASAAGGWALLVYDSFSNQLRNVVVDKHDQGALWGSHAILALDVWEHSYYYDYGPARGDFVEAFFNVVDWEEPSARYEQAVELFE, encoded by the coding sequence ATGAGCTACGAACTTTCACCGCTTCCGTACGACTACGACGCACTCGAGCCGCACATCTCAGAACAGGTGCTCACGTGGCACCACGACACCCACCACCAAGGCTATGTAAACGGGTGGAACTCCGCAGAGGAGACCCTCGAAGGAAACCGTGAGTCCGGCGACTTCGGTTCCTCGGGCGGCGCACTGCGCTCTGTGACCCACAACGGCTGTGGCCACATCCTGCACGACCTCTTCTGGCAGAACATGTCCCCAGAAGGCGGCGACGCGCCGGAAGGCGACCTCGCAGACCGCATCGAGCAGGACTTCGGTTCCTACGAAGCGTGGAAGGGCGAGTTCGAAGCCGCCGCATCCGCCGCCGGTGGCTGGGCACTCCTCGTCTACGACTCGTTCAGTAACCAGCTTCGCAACGTCGTCGTTGACAAGCACGACCAAGGCGCACTCTGGGGCAGCCACGCAATCCTCGCCCTCGACGTCTGGGAACACTCGTACTACTACGACTACGGCCCAGCCCGTGGCGACTTCGTCGAAGCGTTCTTCAACGTCGTCGACTGGGAAGAGCCATCGGCCCGCTACGAGCAGGCTGTCGAGCTGTTCGAGTAA
- a CDS encoding DJ-1/PfpI family protein — MTTRIDILCYDGFDELDAIGPYEVFKTATAFGAPFDVRLVTLTARETVTASHGLRVGIDAVLDRSEPADIVVVPGGGWNTRSEQGAWAEAEKGAVPDALVAVHDAGATVAAVCTGGMLLARAGLTDGRPAVTHASALSDLRETAAKVVDARVVDDGDMLTAGGVTSGLDLALHLVEREAGAEVATRVATELEYERRDAVYGS; from the coding sequence ATGACAACACGAATCGACATTCTGTGCTACGACGGGTTCGACGAACTCGACGCCATTGGTCCCTACGAGGTGTTCAAGACCGCCACCGCGTTCGGTGCGCCGTTCGACGTGCGGTTGGTGACGCTGACTGCTCGCGAGACGGTGACCGCGAGCCACGGTCTCAGAGTCGGTATCGACGCCGTTCTCGACCGCAGCGAACCAGCCGACATCGTGGTCGTCCCCGGCGGGGGCTGGAACACTCGCAGTGAGCAAGGCGCGTGGGCGGAAGCAGAGAAGGGAGCGGTTCCCGACGCGCTCGTCGCCGTCCACGACGCGGGTGCGACCGTCGCCGCTGTGTGTACCGGCGGGATGTTGCTCGCGCGCGCCGGACTCACCGACGGGCGGCCTGCAGTGACCCACGCCTCTGCGCTCTCTGACCTGCGTGAGACGGCCGCTAAGGTCGTGGATGCGCGCGTCGTAGACGATGGCGATATGCTCACCGCTGGAGGCGTCACTTCAGGCCTCGACCTCGCGCTTCATTTGGTCGAACGCGAGGCAGGCGCGGAGGTCGCCACGCGGGTAGCAACCGAACTCGAGTACGAGCGACGCGACGCAGTGTATGGGTCTTGA
- a CDS encoding histidine kinase N-terminal 7TM domain-containing protein: protein MLTATVIGGVVAILAWRQRPEPGATALAILMAAAVWWSLFYMLELNATTLAAKLLWARFQWFGSVTLAVAWVVFALEYTGNDDYVRPKNIALLTVIPLITLVLVWTNSWHHLIRHSVGIEQVGEMFILTQRFGPWFWVIIGYTYILALVGDLLFINLLSNSPIIHRKQAVAILLAALAPWIGNLIYVGDLLPWVAIDPTPVAFTVSGVASFGAISQYKLFKASPAPGQLARTFVLDEMADGVIVIDSIGTIVDINWSGAAIVGEPALSLLGSPIQSVFSEYQTLSNTADDEAELITLGSKNDVRHYEVSRSNLRDHHERTIGQVLVFRDVTERFRYQQRLDVLNRVLRHNLRNEMNVVYGFADRLEEAGADAELTGRLKQKSLHLVDMGNKARAVQEIIDTTHDDLTQISVAEVIEDKVALVERRFPALDVTVESVPADTVTCGWVIEPTIENLLENAAEHNTDEQPTATIAASVEDDWLTISIADNGPGIPENEIEVLNAGQETSLMHSRGLGLWLVNWAVKVLAGDLSFSENDPHGTVVTIQIPLSQQN, encoded by the coding sequence ATGCTTACCGCCACAGTAATCGGCGGCGTAGTTGCCATCTTAGCGTGGCGACAGCGTCCAGAGCCGGGAGCGACGGCACTCGCCATTTTGATGGCGGCCGCGGTGTGGTGGTCGCTGTTCTACATGCTCGAGCTTAACGCGACGACGCTTGCAGCCAAACTGCTCTGGGCTCGTTTCCAGTGGTTTGGGTCGGTGACGCTCGCCGTCGCGTGGGTCGTGTTCGCGCTCGAATACACCGGCAACGACGACTACGTTCGACCCAAAAATATCGCGCTGCTCACGGTCATCCCCCTCATTACGCTCGTACTCGTCTGGACGAACAGCTGGCACCACCTCATCCGTCACTCGGTGGGCATCGAACAAGTCGGTGAGATGTTCATTCTCACCCAACGTTTCGGCCCGTGGTTCTGGGTCATAATTGGGTACACCTACATTCTCGCGCTGGTGGGCGACCTGCTGTTCATCAACCTGCTCAGCAACTCGCCAATTATTCACCGCAAGCAGGCGGTTGCCATCCTGCTCGCCGCGCTCGCCCCGTGGATTGGCAACCTCATCTACGTTGGCGACCTGCTTCCGTGGGTCGCCATCGACCCCACACCGGTTGCGTTCACCGTCTCCGGTGTCGCCAGTTTCGGTGCGATTTCGCAGTACAAACTGTTCAAGGCGAGTCCAGCGCCGGGTCAACTCGCGCGCACGTTCGTCTTAGACGAGATGGCAGACGGCGTCATCGTCATCGATTCGATAGGAACCATCGTGGACATAAACTGGAGTGGTGCGGCCATCGTCGGCGAACCCGCGCTCTCGCTTCTCGGGAGCCCCATCCAGTCTGTCTTCTCTGAATACCAGACGCTCTCGAACACCGCAGACGACGAAGCAGAACTCATCACGCTCGGTTCGAAAAACGACGTACGCCATTACGAGGTGAGTCGCTCGAATCTCCGCGACCACCACGAGCGCACCATCGGGCAGGTGCTCGTGTTCCGTGACGTGACCGAGCGGTTCCGCTACCAACAGCGCCTCGACGTGCTAAATCGCGTCTTACGTCACAATCTCAGAAACGAGATGAACGTCGTCTACGGGTTTGCAGACCGCCTCGAAGAAGCAGGAGCGGACGCAGAACTCACCGGTCGGCTCAAACAAAAATCGCTGCACCTCGTCGATATGGGGAACAAAGCGCGTGCCGTCCAAGAGATAATCGACACCACTCACGATGACCTGACGCAGATTTCGGTTGCGGAGGTCATCGAAGACAAAGTTGCGCTGGTCGAACGTCGGTTCCCCGCACTCGACGTAACCGTCGAGTCGGTGCCAGCAGACACGGTGACCTGTGGGTGGGTTATCGAACCAACCATCGAAAATCTGCTTGAAAACGCCGCAGAGCACAACACAGACGAACAGCCCACAGCAACGATCGCGGCCAGCGTCGAAGACGACTGGCTCACGATTTCGATTGCGGACAACGGCCCCGGCATCCCCGAAAACGAGATTGAAGTGTTGAACGCGGGCCAAGAAACCAGCCTCATGCACAGCCGCGGCCTCGGCCTCTGGCTCGTCAATTGGGCGGTCAAAGTGCTCGCTGGTGACCTCTCATTTTCAGAAAACGACCCGCATGGAACCGTCGTGACGATTCAGATTCCACTGTCACAGCAAAACTGA
- a CDS encoding UbiA family prenyltransferase, producing MSIRNETATKVGAQLHNVGTAIKAPESYGETKTQLYNVVVHGTLFLGLVGATKIYVVATLLSLSLNPAVIIAFLVSFTVYSHNKLTDLNEDAVNNPDRVAFIKPKKRLFIALSAGAYVLALIVSLFGGIEAFLLTLFPGVSAILYSEPVLPFFEADRLKEILLVNTSFVAVSWAVPVAFLPLAFAGRATTSASLLVFGFFFIRTFIAGEVLNVRDVEGDRREGITTLPVLVGVKRTQMVLYGLDALSLCLIVGASVLGVFSPVHGFALVPAIAYSACITTSLGADVNFAQLEMVRDFEYFVMALSLSVVVFFF from the coding sequence ATGTCCATTCGAAACGAGACAGCGACCAAAGTTGGCGCGCAACTGCACAACGTTGGCACCGCAATCAAGGCACCAGAATCATACGGTGAAACCAAAACACAACTCTACAATGTCGTGGTTCACGGCACCCTCTTTCTCGGGCTCGTTGGGGCGACAAAAATTTACGTGGTTGCGACGCTGCTTTCACTCTCGTTAAACCCCGCTGTCATTATTGCGTTCCTCGTCTCATTCACCGTCTATTCACACAACAAACTGACAGATTTGAATGAGGATGCAGTCAACAATCCTGACCGAGTCGCGTTCATCAAACCGAAAAAACGGCTGTTCATCGCGTTGTCAGCTGGGGCGTACGTACTCGCACTCATCGTCTCGCTGTTTGGCGGGATTGAAGCATTTTTACTCACGCTCTTTCCGGGCGTGAGCGCGATTCTGTACAGCGAACCGGTGTTACCATTTTTCGAGGCAGACCGGCTCAAAGAAATTCTGTTGGTGAACACGTCGTTCGTGGCCGTTTCATGGGCTGTTCCCGTTGCGTTCCTCCCGCTCGCGTTCGCCGGGCGAGCCACGACGAGCGCAAGCCTGCTCGTGTTCGGCTTTTTCTTCATCCGCACGTTCATCGCCGGAGAAGTGTTGAACGTTAGAGACGTGGAAGGCGACCGCCGCGAAGGCATCACGACGCTGCCAGTGCTCGTTGGCGTCAAACGCACGCAGATGGTACTCTACGGACTCGACGCCCTCTCACTCTGTCTCATCGTCGGTGCGAGCGTGCTTGGCGTGTTTTCCCCGGTTCACGGCTTCGCACTCGTCCCCGCAATTGCGTATTCGGCTTGCATCACCACGTCGCTTGGTGCAGACGTGAACTTTGCTCAGTTAGAAATGGTGCGCGATTTTGAGTATTTCGTCATGGCGCTGTCACTCTCTGTCGTGGTTTTCTTCTTCTAA
- a CDS encoding deoxyribodipyrimidine photo-lyase, protein MQVCWHRRDLRTADNRALAAASEVGRVLPVFIFDPNILQHAAANRVSFMLDALSELRADYRELGGDLYLAYGDPTEILPELATEHGVEKVWWNTDYSGLARERDAAVRMALAEAEVPRESLHDAICHEPGSILTNDGDPYSVYTYFGRKWHDREKDAPVKSPVSGSIADFEGEELPSLSALGFEEPTANITPAGTDAARERLAEFCDDGIFRYEDRRDYPAESNTSRLSEHLKWGTIGIREVYAATERAKEQAESDETAESVYEFQSQLAWREFYAHVLWYNPNVTWANYKTYENAIEWRNDADELVAWKTGETGYPIVDAGMRQLRAEGYMHNRVRMIVASFLTKDLLIDWREGYDWFRDQLVDHDTANDTGGWQWAASTGTDAQPYFRIFNPMTQGERYDAEATYIKRYIPELRDVDPDTIHGWHELPDQLREKVAPDYPHPIVDHSVRREQALSMFENARGE, encoded by the coding sequence ATGCAGGTGTGCTGGCATCGTCGTGACCTCAGAACTGCCGACAACCGCGCCCTCGCCGCCGCGTCTGAAGTCGGTCGCGTGCTTCCCGTGTTCATCTTCGACCCGAATATTCTCCAACACGCCGCCGCAAATCGCGTTTCCTTCATGCTCGACGCGCTCTCAGAACTGCGCGCCGACTACCGCGAATTGGGCGGTGACCTGTACCTCGCCTACGGGGACCCAACCGAGATACTGCCCGAACTCGCTACAGAACACGGTGTCGAGAAGGTGTGGTGGAACACCGACTATTCCGGCCTCGCCCGCGAGCGCGACGCAGCGGTGCGTATGGCACTCGCCGAGGCTGAGGTTCCCCGCGAGTCGCTCCACGACGCCATCTGCCACGAACCGGGGAGCATCCTCACGAACGACGGCGACCCGTACTCCGTGTACACCTACTTCGGGCGCAAGTGGCACGACCGCGAGAAGGACGCGCCCGTAAAGTCACCTGTGTCGGGCAGTATCGCCGACTTCGAAGGCGAGGAGCTGCCGTCGCTTTCCGCACTCGGCTTCGAGGAGCCGACCGCCAACATCACTCCTGCGGGAACGGACGCAGCGCGCGAGCGACTGGCCGAGTTTTGTGACGACGGTATCTTCCGGTACGAAGACAGGCGTGACTACCCGGCGGAGTCGAATACATCCAGACTCTCAGAACACCTGAAGTGGGGCACCATTGGCATCAGGGAGGTGTACGCGGCGACCGAGCGGGCGAAGGAGCAGGCAGAAAGTGACGAGACGGCCGAGTCGGTTTACGAATTTCAGTCCCAACTCGCGTGGCGCGAGTTCTACGCGCACGTCCTCTGGTACAACCCAAACGTGACGTGGGCGAACTACAAGACCTACGAGAACGCCATCGAATGGCGAAACGACGCCGACGAACTCGTTGCGTGGAAAACCGGTGAGACCGGCTACCCAATCGTGGATGCGGGAATGCGCCAACTTCGTGCGGAGGGCTACATGCACAATCGCGTGCGGATGATCGTCGCCTCGTTTCTGACCAAAGACCTGCTCATAGACTGGCGCGAGGGGTACGACTGGTTCCGTGACCAACTCGTAGACCACGACACCGCGAACGATACCGGCGGCTGGCAGTGGGCGGCGTCAACGGGCACGGATGCCCAACCGTACTTTCGCATCTTCAATCCGATGACCCAAGGCGAACGCTACGACGCCGAGGCGACGTACATCAAACGCTACATCCCGGAACTGCGTGACGTGGACCCGGACACCATCCATGGGTGGCACGAACTTCCCGACCAACTCCGGGAAAAAGTCGCCCCTGACTACCCACACCCGATTGTGGACCACAGTGTGCGCCGTGAGCAGGCGCTCTCGATGTTCGAGAACGCACGCGGAGAATAG